Sequence from the candidate division WOR-3 bacterium genome:
CGGCTTGTCCAACGGAGTAACGAGGTCCCTACTGTCCCGAACAGGTGCCTGATGAACTCGCTGCGCGGTGAATATGCCGCGGAATCCCAACGGGAAGAGAAGACCCCACGGAGATTTACTACAGTCTGTTGTTGTGGTCTGGTTTTCGATGTCGAGCGTAGATGGGAGCGCCGAAGCAATTTCGCCAGGAATTGTGGAGCAACAATGAAACACCATCCTTCGAAAACTGGTCCGCTCACCCGGCAGGGGACAGCAATAGGTGGGTAGTTAGGCTGGGGCGGCACGCCCCTGAAAAGGTATCAGGGGCGCCCAAAGGTGTCCTCACGAGAGTCAGAAATTCTCGGTAGAATGCAAAGGTAAAAGGACGCTTGACCGTGAACTACACAGCAAGGTTCGCGGATGCGAAAGCAGGGCTTAGCGAACGTCAGAAGCGCATTAGTGGCCCTCTGGTCTTACAGTGAATTTACCCTGGGGGTAATCGAGTGGTCGCGGGTGAGAGTTCACATCGACCCCGCGGTTTGCGACCTCGCCGTCGGCTCTTGGTATCCTGGCAGTGCACAAGCTGCCAAGGGTGCAGGTGTTAACTGATTAAAACCGAACGTTAGTTGGGTTAAGAACGGTGCGAGCCAGTTTGGTTACTATCTGTTGGGATTGCGGGGTGTCTGAAGGGAAGGAGCGCTGAGTACGAGAGGAACGGCGCTTCGTGGCCTCTGGTTAACCAGTTGTCCGACAGGGCAGTCGCTGGGTAGCTACGCCATAGCTTATAAGAGCTGAAAGCATCTAAGCACGAAGAAGCCCCTAAAAAGAGACACCCATTCCTGAAACTTTATGGGTAAAACCATAAAGGTTAGGGACGAGGGCGCCGGCAAAAGACCGGGTTGATAGGCAAGGGATGTAAGCACCAAGCTTTTGCGAGGTGTTCAGTCCACTTGTACTAAAAGCCCGAGTTGAACTCTTAAATCGGGTTTCATGCCTATGCACGATTCAAAAATTTTACACAATGTTTTTTATACTACTAATTTGAATAGTAATTTCATTTAGTGGTTTAAGCCCTACTGAAGATGCACGTTTAAGAGAAATAGAAAATGCACTACTTTCAAATAAACCTGTTTCTTTTCAAGCAGCAAAAAAATGTTGGCTGACGTTAGGACAATAATGAAAAATCACAGGTTGAGTAAAGTTAAAAAGTAAATTTAAAATTTATCTAAAATTTAATTAAATAGCAACAACCAATATTTTTTGGATTAAGTCAGCTGACAGCAACATTTAAAACTTATAAAATAATATTAATTTCATGTCTCAAATAGAAAGGATACCTACTAACATTCCTGGCTTGGATGACTTAATTGCTGGCGGTTTTCCTAAAGGCTCTTTAGTGCTGATTACTGGTACTCCTGGTTCAGGTAAAAGTAATTTTTGTAGTCAAGTGCTATACACTAATGCATTGAAAGGTAAAAAGTGTCTTTACCTTGACTTAGAACAAACAGAAGCAAAAATAATAAACCAAATGAAACAATTTGGTTGGGACCCTTTCATAAACAAAAACTTGAAGATAGTTTCAATAGAAAGCTCTAATCCGAGAATAGTAGAGCAAGTAATAAAAGAAATAGAGACAGGCCCTTATGACTTAATTACTTTGGATTCTCTTGACTCGATAACAACCAACCCTGCTTCTATAGAAGAAATTCAAGAGGAATTTCAAAACAGGATTCCTCAACTAACAATACCTTCTTTGTTGGACCAAGCAACTTTGGCAAGGCTGAAAATAAAAAAAATATTTAAAGTAATAAACAAGGCAAGAGCCACGGCATTAGTTACAAGCGAAAAGGTTGAAGGCTCTTATGGTTTGAGCAGAGACACTGTTTCAGAGTTTTTGTGTGATGGCGTTATTGTTCTTTCTTCAACAGCAATAGGTAAAAAAAGAGCAAGGTCAATAGAAATAAGCAAAATGAGGCATACCAACACTCCTGGCGGCCGTTATGACTTAGAAATAACTGATAAAGGTTTGGTAATTCAAGTATAATGTTTTTATGAACATAAAAAAAGACTTGGTTAGTTGGTTTCTGAAAAATGCAGTAATACCTAATTTGATAGACCTTAATACCCCTGGTTTTATAGTGGTGAAACAAAATTGGAAAGGAGAAACCATAAACCAAAGGAACGTTTTTTATTCTGAAAAATTTTTGGCTAATTTAGAAAAAAGTTTGCATGACTCTTTAGGAGAAGAAGGAGACAAAATAGCTTATTCAATAGGCATAAATTACGGAAGTGCTTACTGCAATTCTTTTGCTATTCCTCGCTTAGGTTTTGATTCAGAAAAATCTATTGACGACTTCATAGTTTTCTACTCAGCCTTTATGGGTGTTACTTGGGGTGAATTTTTTGATTATTCTTACGACTTGAAAGAAAAGTCAGCATGGATAGAGTTTGGCAATCATATTGTTTGCAACAAAAACGGTTTAGGTTACGCTTTTACGAGCGGCAACGTTGGTGGTGGTTGGCAATACATGATGCAAGACAAGAGCGTTCAGTCAACTCAAACCCAATGCATAGGTTTAGGAGCAAAGACTTGCAAAGTAATAATGGGCCCAGCCTCTTACCTTGACAAGTTAGGCTTGAAACATTTCAACGAACAAGCAAAAATTTCTTTCAAATTAGACGAAACTTACTTGGAAATGAACAAACCTAAAAAACTTTCTTATTCTAACGCTTCGATGCATAAACTAATTTCTGTTGGTTTTTTTGATTTTACTGACAATAAACTGAGTTTGAATAATGACAGGTATTGTTTTACCGGCGCAGAATTGCTTTACGTTAGCGAACTATTGAGTTTAGAGCATGAAGAATTAGGAAAAATAATTTTTGATGCTGGTTTTGAACAGGGTAAAGAAATAGCAACAGCTGAAAAAGAGAACGATTATTCTACTTTCATTCCTGATTTGATTTCTGCTTTAGGTTTTGGAGACGTTTTGATTTCAAAAACTAAAAACTCGTTTGAAATAGAAACGAATTACTTTCCTTACCTTGAAAATTACGATAAAATAAAATACTTTTACTATCGTGGCTTATTATCTGGCTTATTGACTGGTTTTACTGGGAAAAAAATAAATTTTGAAAAATTTGAAGTAGATGTTTCAAACGGTTACTTGAAAGTGCATTTGTGGTGAAATTCTCCAAAACCTGATTTCAATCTTAACTTGTTGTTCTAACTTCTAGATGAGCGTGTTTTTGGTAAGTTGTTGTTTAATTTCAATCCTATCTTAGTCTCGTTCTAACTTTCAACAACATTACAGGTGTTGATGTTGTGTTGTATTTCAATCCTATCTTAGTCTCGTTCTAACTTGCTGAAATAACGAACCTTGCATCATCAACAACAAGAAAATTTCAATCCTATCTTAGTCTCGTTCTAACATTGCACTTATTACTTTTATTGTGTCATCCTGCATTAATTTCAATCCTATCTTAGTCTCGTTCTAACAAGCTTCGTTACCATAATAGTCTTGACTATCGTGATATTTCAATCCTATCTTAGTCTCGTTCTAACATTCATGCGAGCGAACCTAACAAGAACAGCGAGCGGAAGATTTCAATCCTATCTTAGTCTCGTTCTAACTGGTAACGGCAGTATAGTAAGCGGCGCTGTGAAAATATTTCAATCCTATCTTAGTCTCGTTCTAACATTTTTAAGCCTGTGCAAATATACATGTTTGCACGAAATTTCAATCCTATCTTAGTCTCGTTCTAACCGTTGAAAACGGAGCGCTAAAATACAGAGGAAGCAGATTTCAATCCTATCTTAGTCTCGTTCTAACCGGGTAACAACTTTTCATGTCGTACCCATCCACAACAATTTCAATCCTATCTTAGTCTCGTTCTAACGTTACATCATTTGGTTTGTCCTTATTGCAAGTTCGAGATTTCAATCCTATCTTAGTCTCGTTCTAACTATAATTTTTGAGAGGGATGGTTCCCTCTCGTCTTACCAATTTCAATCCTATCTTAGTCTCGTTCTAACATTTAAAAAAAATCCTCTTTGCTATATTATTCAGCATAGATTTCAATCCTATCTTAGTCTCGTTCTAACCATGGGCGTTGTAATATACGTCTTGCTCGGTTCTGTATTTCAATCCTATCTTAGTCTCGTTCTAACCGTATTTAGAGTATGGAGCGGTGTATAGTAAGTCTATTTCAATCCTATCTTAGTCTCGTTCTAACTTTCAAAAATTCTAAAGCAACATCGGGATATTTCGATTTCAATCCT
This genomic interval carries:
- a CDS encoding ATPase domain-containing protein, yielding MSQIERIPTNIPGLDDLIAGGFPKGSLVLITGTPGSGKSNFCSQVLYTNALKGKKCLYLDLEQTEAKIINQMKQFGWDPFINKNLKIVSIESSNPRIVEQVIKEIETGPYDLITLDSLDSITTNPASIEEIQEEFQNRIPQLTIPSLLDQATLARLKIKKIFKVINKARATALVTSEKVEGSYGLSRDTVSEFLCDGVIVLSSTAIGKKRARSIEISKMRHTNTPGGRYDLEITDKGLVIQV